In one window of Pirellulales bacterium DNA:
- a CDS encoding transporter produces the protein MIELLAANSIAIGTLDVLIVVAYLASTILLGIWLGRGQKNNRDFFLGGHRLPTWSLLLSIVATETSTVTFLIVPGKSYVEGGNFSFLQLSIGYIVGRLAIVVLLLPAYFRGEMLSAYQVLETRFGLTTRRLASLVFLVTRNLADGLRLLLSAWALNIAIGLDFMTCIVAMTVITAIYCCAGGVRSVVWNDCIQFAVYMAGAFATVWIVTRLLPGGWSQIVEYGRETGRWQLFDFDASLTTPNNTFWSGILGGAFLSLATHGVDQMIVQRYLCAKDRVAASWALALSGFVVFAQFALFLLIGVALSCFYANFDTAAAPAKGDEVFMTFVVNHMGTGFKGLILAAVLAATMSNLASSFNSSASALMGDWLQRWLPKMDDRQTLTVARWLTVASAIAHAAVAIAAYAIGVERAIVDIVLSIAGFSIGLLLGLYGLGLIAPKTSEGVALAAFTVGAIVTCYVAFGTSVNGYWYTLVGSSTIVLAGLVLGVVFPRRPALQSRSGETHNRLA, from the coding sequence GTGATTGAACTGCTGGCGGCGAATTCGATAGCCATCGGCACACTGGACGTGCTGATTGTCGTTGCGTATCTGGCAAGCACGATTTTACTAGGGATTTGGCTGGGCCGCGGCCAGAAGAACAACCGCGATTTCTTTTTAGGTGGCCATCGGCTGCCGACCTGGTCGCTACTGCTCTCGATCGTGGCGACGGAAACGAGCACGGTTACGTTTTTGATCGTGCCGGGGAAATCGTATGTCGAGGGCGGCAATTTCTCGTTCTTGCAGCTTTCGATTGGGTATATCGTGGGGCGGCTGGCGATCGTTGTGTTGCTGCTGCCGGCGTACTTTCGCGGCGAGATGCTGAGCGCGTATCAGGTCCTTGAAACACGATTCGGTTTAACGACGCGCCGGCTGGCATCGCTGGTGTTTCTGGTGACGCGAAATCTGGCGGATGGGTTGCGGTTGCTGCTCAGCGCATGGGCGCTGAACATCGCGATCGGGCTGGACTTTATGACCTGCATTGTCGCGATGACCGTCATCACGGCGATCTATTGTTGCGCTGGCGGCGTGCGATCGGTCGTGTGGAACGACTGCATTCAGTTTGCCGTGTACATGGCGGGCGCGTTTGCCACGGTATGGATTGTGACCAGGTTGTTGCCCGGGGGCTGGTCGCAGATTGTCGAATACGGGCGCGAAACGGGGCGCTGGCAGTTGTTTGATTTTGATGCGTCACTCACAACCCCCAATAACACGTTTTGGTCGGGAATCCTGGGCGGCGCGTTTCTCTCGCTGGCGACGCATGGTGTTGACCAGATGATTGTGCAGCGCTATTTGTGTGCCAAGGACCGAGTGGCGGCGAGTTGGGCGCTGGCACTGAGCGGGTTCGTGGTGTTCGCGCAGTTTGCGTTGTTTCTGTTGATTGGCGTCGCGCTGTCGTGCTTCTACGCCAACTTCGATACAGCCGCCGCGCCTGCGAAAGGCGACGAGGTCTTCATGACGTTTGTCGTCAACCACATGGGCACGGGATTCAAGGGCCTCATCCTGGCGGCAGTGCTGGCGGCGACGATGTCGAACCTTGCCAGCTCGTTTAATTCGTCGGCGAGTGCGCTCATGGGAGATTGGCTGCAGCGATGGCTGCCGAAGATGGACGACCGTCAAACGCTTACGGTCGCTCGCTGGTTGACCGTGGCCTCGGCGATTGCCCACGCGGCCGTGGCGATCGCGGCTTATGCGATTGGCGTTGAGCGGGCGATCGTCGATATCGTGCTGAGTATCGCTGGTTTCTCGATCGGGCTGTTGCTCGGGCTATACGGCTTGGGACTGATCGCACCCAAGACGTCGGAAGGCGTGGCACTCGCGGCATTCACGGTGGGTGCGATCGTAACGTGCTATGTGGCGTTTGGCACGAGTGTCAACGGTTATTGGTACACCTTGGTAGGGAGCAGTACGATCGTACTGGCGGGGTTGGTCCTGGGGGTTGTTTTCCCGCGTCGCCCGGCTTTGCAAAGCCGAAGCGGCGAAACGCACAATCGTTTGGCCTGA
- a CDS encoding transposase has product NHRLLACENGQVRFAYRDRADGDRKKTAALSVETFIGRFLRHVLPSGFMRIRHYGFLANRAKQSCLAQCREQLQASPPEPLEPKTAADWMMELTGVDVTRCPHCGAPLESDEVAPQPRSRARSRRDATSWDTS; this is encoded by the coding sequence AATCACCGGCTGCTGGCGTGTGAGAATGGACAGGTCCGTTTTGCCTATCGAGATCGCGCGGACGGCGATCGAAAGAAGACCGCTGCGCTGAGTGTCGAAACATTCATCGGCCGGTTCTTGCGGCATGTGCTGCCGTCCGGGTTCATGCGCATTCGGCACTACGGGTTCCTGGCCAATCGCGCCAAGCAGAGCTGCCTGGCCCAGTGTCGCGAGCAGTTACAGGCCTCGCCGCCGGAACCGCTCGAACCGAAAACCGCGGCCGATTGGATGATGGAACTGACCGGGGTCGATGTCACGCGTTGCCCACACTGTGGCGCCCCACTCGAAAGCGACGAAGTTGCACCTCAGCCACGTTCACGAGCCAGGTCGCGCCGCGATGCCACCTCCTGGGACACTTCCTAA
- a CDS encoding PEP-CTERM sorting domain-containing protein (PEP-CTERM proteins occur, often in large numbers, in the proteomes of bacteria that also encode an exosortase, a predicted intramembrane cysteine proteinase. The presence of a PEP-CTERM domain at a protein's C-terminus predicts cleavage within the sorting domain, followed by covalent anchoring to some some component of the (usually Gram-negative) cell surface. Many PEP-CTERM proteins exhibit an unusual sequence composition that includes large numbers of potential glycosylation sites. Expression of one such protein has been shown restore the ability of a bacterium to form floc, a type of biofilm.), with the protein MLRRLRIAMSEFVAPVAVVRHCQLPPGRRRRRANAAVPEPAMLVLMFAAAGLRARRGRAV; encoded by the coding sequence ATGCTCCGCCGCCTACGCATCGCCATGTCGGAGTTCGTCGCCCCGGTGGCGGTCGTTCGTCACTGTCAACTACCGCCTGGGCGGCGCCGACGACGTGCGAACGCCGCCGTGCCCGAACCGGCAATGCTGGTGCTGATGTTTGCGGCGGCTGGTTTGCGTGCGCGTCGAGGCCGGGCGGTCTAG
- a CDS encoding anhydro-N-acetylmuramic acid kinase: MAKKQLQKVLGLMSGTSGDGADVALIATDGEDAIEFFGGLTLPYDQELRARVLEASQHDVPLLELARVERDITLHHADAVAELLRTLPRESEGTNLIGFHGHTVRHVPSEQICWQIGNPWLLAEKTGLPVVSDFRRHDVALGGQGAPLVGMFHRALFANEPKPTVILNLGGVANITWLGENDEIIAGDTGPGCGLLDEWIQEMAGQPHDEDGRIAKQGKVNDGVVAAALATPFFNKPLPRSADRYDFDHVDVSGMSVEDGAATLCAVTVRAVVKAVKQMRKAPASVWVTGGGVHHPVIMRMLTESFGNVQNIRQMGLNPDTLEAECFAWLAVRHTKGLPLTIPETTGCSKAVCGGVLAMPLK, from the coding sequence GTGGCCAAGAAACAACTGCAAAAGGTGCTGGGACTGATGAGCGGCACGTCGGGCGATGGCGCCGACGTGGCGTTGATCGCGACGGACGGCGAAGACGCTATCGAGTTCTTCGGCGGTTTGACGCTGCCGTACGATCAAGAGTTGCGGGCGCGCGTGCTGGAGGCTTCGCAGCATGATGTACCGCTCTTGGAACTCGCGCGGGTCGAGCGCGATATTACGCTGCACCATGCCGACGCGGTCGCGGAACTGTTGCGAACATTGCCGCGAGAATCGGAAGGCACCAATTTAATTGGCTTTCACGGTCACACGGTGCGCCATGTGCCCAGCGAGCAGATTTGCTGGCAAATTGGCAATCCGTGGCTGTTAGCGGAAAAGACGGGATTGCCGGTGGTCAGCGATTTTCGACGGCACGACGTGGCCTTGGGAGGCCAAGGGGCGCCTCTCGTCGGGATGTTCCACCGCGCGTTATTTGCCAACGAACCAAAGCCGACCGTGATACTGAACCTGGGCGGCGTCGCCAACATTACGTGGCTCGGCGAGAACGATGAAATCATCGCTGGCGACACCGGCCCGGGCTGTGGACTGCTAGACGAGTGGATCCAAGAAATGGCTGGCCAGCCGCACGATGAGGACGGCCGCATCGCCAAACAGGGCAAGGTGAACGACGGCGTGGTGGCAGCGGCCCTGGCGACGCCGTTCTTCAATAAGCCCCTGCCCCGTTCCGCCGATCGCTACGATTTCGACCATGTCGATGTCTCGGGCATGAGCGTCGAGGACGGCGCCGCGACGCTGTGCGCGGTAACGGTTCGGGCGGTGGTGAAGGCCGTGAAGCAGATGCGTAAGGCGCCGGCGTCGGTGTGGGTAACGGGCGGCGGTGTGCATCACCCAGTGATCATGCGAATGCTCACCGAGAGCTTCGGCAATGTGCAAAACATCCGGCAAATGGGCCTCAACCCCGACACGCTGGAAGCGGAATGTTTTGCGTGGCTGGCAGTGCGTCACACGAAAGGATTGCCGCTGACGATCCCGGAAACGACTGGGTGCAGCAAGGCCGTGTGCGGCGGAGTGCTGGCGATGCCGCTAAAGTGA
- a CDS encoding DNA-binding transcriptional regulator, protein MSSSPDNNGQFRVQHVAVLIETESSWGGRVIRGIAHFAEKHTNWHLLIDPRDHEQRSAIPEGWRGDGIIARITNRTQWEQIRDKRLPVVNVDDLFAGLPGVGTVITDETERARLALEHLVARGFRKFGYFAPPSNRYSKNRGDAFIRAVGALGYECHEYLPGYRAGRKIGWEEQQRRVNRWLASLPRPVAILAVDAHHARQLAEICHFGNVRIPDDVAILAGDTDELLCEVSTPPLSSISVACERLGHEAAAMLDRMMVGEKYSIEPVLIPPHGVISRQSTDVLAIDDPAVVRALRYIRTHAHHGIVVEDILREVPISRRSLEIQFRSYLGRSPAEEIRRVRLERGKQLLGSRELSITEIALACGFSNATRFGVAFRKSFGTTPRAFRKTLIAD, encoded by the coding sequence ATGTCCAGTTCACCTGACAACAACGGCCAATTCCGAGTTCAGCACGTTGCGGTGCTGATTGAAACGGAATCAAGCTGGGGCGGCCGCGTAATTCGTGGCATTGCGCACTTCGCGGAAAAGCACACGAATTGGCACCTGCTTATCGATCCGCGTGACCACGAACAGCGCTCGGCAATTCCCGAGGGCTGGCGCGGAGACGGCATTATTGCCCGCATCACGAATCGCACACAGTGGGAACAAATTCGCGACAAGCGGTTGCCAGTCGTCAATGTCGATGACCTGTTCGCCGGCTTGCCGGGGGTGGGCACGGTGATCACCGATGAAACCGAACGGGCCCGCCTCGCGCTGGAGCACCTGGTTGCACGCGGCTTTCGCAAGTTCGGGTATTTTGCTCCGCCGAGCAACCGCTATTCCAAGAACCGCGGTGATGCCTTCATTCGAGCCGTCGGCGCGCTCGGTTATGAATGCCATGAGTATTTGCCGGGCTACCGGGCTGGCCGCAAGATCGGTTGGGAAGAACAGCAGCGCCGGGTGAATCGCTGGTTGGCCTCGTTGCCACGGCCGGTTGCCATTCTGGCGGTCGACGCCCACCACGCGCGACAACTTGCTGAAATCTGCCATTTCGGCAACGTGCGAATTCCCGATGATGTGGCGATCCTGGCTGGCGACACCGATGAGCTGCTGTGCGAGGTTTCGACCCCGCCGTTATCGAGTATCTCGGTCGCGTGCGAACGCCTCGGTCACGAAGCGGCGGCCATGCTCGATCGCATGATGGTTGGTGAGAAGTATTCAATCGAACCGGTTCTCATTCCGCCGCATGGCGTGATCAGTCGACAATCGACGGATGTACTGGCGATCGACGATCCGGCCGTGGTGCGGGCGCTGCGATACATTCGCACGCACGCCCACCACGGCATTGTTGTCGAGGATATTCTGCGCGAGGTGCCGATTTCGCGCCGCAGTTTGGAGATCCAGTTCCGGTCCTATTTGGGGCGCTCGCCGGCCGAGGAAATCCGCCGCGTTCGCCTGGAACGCGGCAAGCAATTGCTGGGGAGCCGAGAGCTCTCGATCACGGAAATCGCGCTCGCCTGCGGCTTCTCGAACGCGACCCGTTTCGGCGTCGCCTTCCGCAAATCGTTCGGCACCACACCGCGAGCGTTTCGCAAGACGCTGATTGCGGATTGA
- the murQ gene encoding N-acetylmuramic acid 6-phosphate etherase, translating into MLEHLTTEARNPASEDLDGLSARQIVDLINSEDAKVAAAVAEQADAIAQSIDVIADRLGIGGRLIYLGAGTSGRLGVLDAVECPPTFNSHPSQVVGLIAGGYKALTCAVEGAEDRPDFAFEDLKNVQFTSGDVLVGIATSGRTPYVIGGLDFARELGAFTIGVSCNRDSQLASHCDISIAVVVGPEVVSGSTRMKAGTATKMVLNMLTTGAMIRLGKTFGNLMVDLRASNTKLNDRARRIVRAVTNLSPTETESLLQRCDGEVKTAIVSHDRGVSADEARQLLHAAHGHLRGALAGHKSQNGVAR; encoded by the coding sequence ATGCTTGAGCATCTTACGACAGAAGCGCGCAATCCCGCTTCGGAAGACCTGGACGGTCTTTCCGCGCGCCAAATTGTCGATCTTATCAACTCCGAAGATGCAAAAGTTGCCGCTGCCGTTGCCGAACAAGCCGACGCGATTGCCCAATCCATCGATGTAATCGCCGACCGGCTTGGCATTGGTGGGCGACTAATCTACCTCGGTGCGGGCACATCGGGCCGGCTTGGCGTGCTCGATGCGGTTGAGTGCCCGCCGACGTTCAACTCCCATCCGTCGCAGGTTGTGGGGCTTATTGCCGGGGGCTACAAAGCGCTCACGTGTGCCGTCGAAGGCGCGGAAGACCGGCCTGACTTCGCCTTTGAAGATCTGAAGAACGTTCAGTTTACCAGCGGCGATGTACTTGTCGGCATCGCTACCAGTGGTCGCACGCCCTATGTGATCGGCGGATTGGATTTTGCCCGCGAATTGGGAGCCTTCACGATTGGTGTCAGTTGCAATCGTGATTCGCAGCTTGCTTCTCATTGCGATATCAGCATCGCGGTTGTCGTTGGTCCCGAGGTCGTCAGCGGCTCGACGCGCATGAAAGCCGGCACCGCCACCAAAATGGTGCTGAACATGCTGACAACCGGCGCGATGATTCGCCTTGGCAAGACGTTCGGCAACCTTATGGTCGATCTTCGTGCTTCGAACACAAAGCTCAACGACCGCGCTCGGCGGATCGTGCGAGCCGTGACAAACCTATCTCCCACCGAAACGGAATCTCTGCTACAAAGATGCGATGGCGAGGTGAAGACGGCCATTGTAAGTCATGACCGCGGCGTCTCTGCCGATGAGGCGCGCCAACTCCTCCATGCCGCCCATGGCCATTTGCGCGGGGCCCTGGCGGGCCATAAGTCTCAAAACGGAGTCGCCCGCTGA